One Pecten maximus chromosome 16, xPecMax1.1, whole genome shotgun sequence DNA window includes the following coding sequences:
- the LOC117344794 gene encoding mitochondrial division protein 1-like yields the protein MAAARTSAALEIRKLRKKLRQIENLERIDRELTDDEYYKIDKKDKIRESLLRLLATQNEDESEDSITASTRSEFSGQGHNTSSIATDDFSASYSEADIGNVEVTVIEHEDEDNFEQIDVEEIEEQVENIGKNGGDMVTVESKDTSLRSTEISTSPKSVSGTSDSQTKVKSVSGTSDSQTKVKSVSSISESPTKAKSSGSPSKKKSKKNDQNDKDCAKLKAVVQKWRQCRFGVVEMEGHSDLITDVCADGKFLVSASRDTTLKLWDLDSLTEIHSYGGHTGTVTSVIILSRDDSLKVCESIDVDVGERIVISSSLDCSFKVWSTGLDVIIPPCTVIRGGQSLRSVYTYNPVTKVAFHSSAGAVITGSDGGKVELWNAKNGENMESSRQFDSAVTGLKLWLRAEKETLYVMGELKFSAGYPLRKRVHHIMNLYTCTNRKP from the exons ATGGCTGCAGCCAGAACATCAGCGGCATTAGAAATAAGAAAGTTGAGAAAGAAACTTCGGCAAATAGAAAATTTGGAGAGAATCGACCGGGAATTGACAGATGACGAGTATTATAAA ATTGACAAAAAGGATAAAATCAGAGAAAGTCTGCTGAGATTGTTAGCTACGCAAAATGAGGATGAGTCTGAAGACAGCATCACGGCATCTACAAGGTCAGAGTTCAgtggtcaaggtcacaatacAAGCTCCATAGCAACAGATGATTTCTCCGCCTCCTATTCTGAAGCAGATATTGGTAATGTTGAGGTGACGGTTATTGAACATGAAGATGAGGACAATTTTGAACAAATTGATGTTGAAGAGATTGAAGAGCAAGTTGAAAATATCGGTAAAAATGGAGGTGACATGGTAACAGTTGAGTCTAAAGACACAAGCTTAAG GTCAACTGAAATTTCAACCTCTCCAAAATCTGTATCAGGCACCAGCGATTCCCAAACAAAGGTCAAATCTGTATCAGGCACCAGCGATTCCCAAACAAAGGTCAAATCTGTATCAAGTATCAGTGAATCCCCTACAAAGGCAAAATCTAGTGGTTCACCTTCTAAAAAGAAGTCCAAGAAAAATGACCAAAATGACAAAG ATTGTGCCAAGCTGAAGGCTGTTGTCCAGAAGTGGCGCCAGTGTAGATTTGGTGTTGTGGAAATGGAGGGTCACAGCGACCTAATTACAGATGTTTGTGCAGACGGAAAATTTCTTGTTTCTGCCAG CCGTGACACAACATTGAAGCTGTGGGACCTTGATAGCCTGACAGAGATCCACAGTTATGGAGGTCATACGGGAACGGTTACCTCGGTTATCATTCTCAGCAGGGACGATTCCCTCAAAGTCT GTGAATCTATAGACGTCGACGTAGGAGAGAGGATTGTCATCAGTAGTTCTCTAGACTGTTCATTTAAAGTATGGTCTACGGGACTCGACGTTATCATACCGCCATGTACAGtgatcaggggag GTCAATCATTGCGGTCAGTTTACACCTACAATCCTGTAACTAAGGTAGCCTTCCATTCATCGGCCGGAGCTGTTATCACAGGATCAG ATGGCGGGAAAGTGGAACTGTGGAATgcaaaaaatggtgaaaatatgGAGAGTAGCAGACAGTTTGATTCTGCAGTCACTGGACTTAAG CTATGGCTGAGAGCAGAGAAGGAAACTTTGTATGTGATGGGTGAACTCAAATTTTCTGCAGGCTATCCCCTGCGAAAGCGAGTTCATCATATCATGAACCTGTATACATGCACCAACAGAAAGCCTTAA